The Mus caroli chromosome 9, CAROLI_EIJ_v1.1, whole genome shotgun sequence DNA window CTCTAgcatataccagagacctgggagatgaaagactctcaggactcaaagggagggaccttggatgaagtATTCTATGGTGGGAATGGGGAAATTTGTATTGTCTACCTCTAGTGGAGGAGCAGGGATGGGCTTGCAATCCCatagtcaaaagctctgacccagaattgatcCTGTCTGAAGAACTAtggggacaaaaatagagaaaagcaTGAGAGAAAAAAGGTCCAGTCACAGGCTCAAATTTGGATCCAGCTCAATTGGAGGCCTGGGACCCTGACACTCTTACTGATGCTGTGGttggcttgcagacaggagcctaacatgtcTAACCTCTAAGAGACTcaacaaggagctgaaagagtccAATGCAAATACTAGCTGGGGAGAACAGCCAAGATCACCTGTGGTTGagttggggaaaagctggaagaaactgtgGAGCAGGgcagccccatgggaagaacagcaGTCTCCACTGATCCAAACCCCCAAATTATCTCAGAAAATGAGCTAACAACTAGGCAGCATACTTCAGCTGATCTGAGGcacctgacacatatacagcagaggactgcctggtctggcctcagtgagagaagaagcacatAATCCTCGAGAGACAGGAGGCCCCAAGGTGTGGGTAGGCCTGGTGGCATGGGGGTGGGAAGGTGAGGACATACTCTTGCAGAcaggggaggaggtataggatagGGAACTGTCAGGTGGCAGACTGTGAGGGGAATGAAGTCTGGACTGtataaaaggattaaagaataaaaataaaatttaaaaaatataaatataagcctAACTGGTAAAAGTCACCTTACCAAATAAATTTCCTAgaaatgtttctaatattttgaatatagaatataattataatatatcaACTACGTTTTACTCTCCCCAACCACTTCAATGAATCAGCACTTTTTCTACCTTAAATACATTGACTATCCTTTTTAGTAATATACATTAATtagaacatatatatgtatgtatgtgtgacttATGTTTCCTAATGTATTTACTTTTCTTGATTTGTATACATattgaaattaataaatttttaagttttgaattGGTTCTGATTGTATGgcatatacaaaatatatgatGTAATATGATAAGAAATCATTatcattacagaaaaacaaatgactaaTAAATCACATAATATATTTAGAGATTTTTGgttaatataatatatagaagacaacaacaaaacagacatcCTTACTCACCAGGAATTCTGTCTCTATTAAACACATGAGTAGTTCAAGTCCCAACTACTTAAAAATATCAGGGAAGTCTGGATTCCTTAGCAATGAGCTTTCGTAAGGCTTCTTTCATATCTTTATTCCTTAAGCTATAGATAAAAGGGTTCAACATTTGAGGGAGCACTGTGTACATAATATATGACACTATAGTTGTCTGAGGGAAAACAGTAATTGAAGAGCTAATATAAACTCCAACTCCTGCACCATAAAATAAAGAGACAACTGAAAGGTGAGACCCACAAGTAGAAAAGGCTTTGTACTTTCCTCTAAGGgaagatattttcaaaatagaagaGACAATTCGAGTATAAGAGAAAATGATTCCAAAGATTGGAATTCCACCAAATATAAATGTTGCAAGATATATGAGGATATAATTGATTAGAGTATCAGAACAGGCAAGCTTGATGACTTGAGCAAGTTCACAGAAGAACAGGGGAAGTTCATTATTTGTGCAAAATGATAGTCGCAGTACCATAAGACACTGTAATAAGCTGTTCACAATACTAATGATCAGGGACAGTAGAATTAGCAGATCACAGAAGTGGTGATTCATAATTACTGTGTAATTCAGGGGATGACAAATAGCtgcatagcggtcataggccattgcAGCAAGGATACAGCTTTCTACTAAAGCAAAATTCAGAACAAAGCAGGCCTGAATGAGGCAACCTGTGTAACTGATGCTCTGATCCTGTGTGTGAATGTTCTTCAGCATATTTGGAATGGTAGTTGTGCTTAGGCAGATGTCAGCAAATGAAAGTTTGGAGAGAAAGTGATACATTGGTGTTTGTAGATGAGAGTCAGAGCTGACAGCAATGATGATGAGCAAATTTCCCAGAATTGTGACCAGATATATAAACAAGAAGAGGCCAAATATGAGGAGCTTCATTGTAGGATCATTGGTTAGCTCAGTCAGATAAAAGTAATATGCACCTGTTTGATTTCCAGGTTCCATGTTGCTTACCAAcctaatagaaacagaaagtaaaatcaAATGTAGGGACACCATGCTTCAGTATCGCTTGGGGACATTTAGTGATAAAACTTTTNNNNNNNNNNNNNNNNNNNNNNNNNNNNNNNNNNNNNNNNNNNNNNNNNNNNNNNNNNNNNNNNNNNNNNNNNNNNNNNNNNNTGTATCTTAaatgaggtatatatatatatatatatatacctcattTAAGATACAGACATGTAGTCAGTACTTAATTTCATTGGGTTGTTTGTGATACCTAATGTTTTATTCATTATCTATATTATCATATTTGGGTGTGTAATTTTTTGTACAATTACACACATGTGGATTTCAGAACAGGAATTTTaagagttagttctttccttttgCAACTTGAATCCTGAGGCAAGAATTCCAGTTGTCAACCTTGGCAGTAAGAATCTTTACCTGGTAAGTAATTTTGCAGgcacaaaacattttcttttgtaaaactgTATACTTAATGAAGATTTTCCTTTTCTGCAAGGTAAAATAATGTAgagcaaatattttcatatacaaaCGTCTCCATCACTTCATCTTTCTTTAATAGCTCTTTGATGAAGACTAATTTAAATAAtgttataaacattttcattcaGGAAAGTAATTTCTACTTTCAATAATGGAAAGTTTATATTATTTCCATTATTGAAAGTAGAAAAAAGTAGGAAATAGTAAATCCCCTTCATTCTATTAGGGACATATGACAAtggcataattaaaataataccatTTTCTATCTACAAATATCTGACAGAATAACCTTTAGTAAACAGAGTATGTAAACATATGTAACAATCCAAAAActcatatttattgttattagGAAGTTGAGTGTGATGCGctgataatttctatttttagtttacAAAACAATCTCtaatttaaaagggaaataaGAGCAAAATGACAACATAGTTTGAAATGTATCTTTTACCTTTAAATGAATATCAATAGTAATAGATTTATTTACTATCTTTTCAAAAATAGTCCAACATAATTGGCATTTCTCCCTTAATCTGTGCTATCTACCTACccctgtattttatttcatatctatAGTCATCTTTCTGCTTTTACGTCTCATTTGTTCTAttatcctttcctccttcctcctaacCTCATTTTCCTCTTGTCTTTTTGCTATTTTCATGAGCTGTCCCTGTCTTAAATATGTacgaacatatgcacacacatatatatgtatatctgcatgtgtatatgtatatgatgtatctatatgtatacatatgtatgtatatatgtatttaaatgatAGATATGAGAGACTTTCTTTCACTGATTTAGATGCCCTTATCTTTATAAAACAGAATTTTGATGTGTGCCCAGTATGGCTTGCACTCACCATATTGTCCAGGCCACTATTCCTTTCCATTGTGAATGCCTCCACAATGAACATAATACAAGACATTCTGTGGATATTATACAAAGATCTTTAGCCATATACCCTGGGCCTATACAGATGGATTGATTTTATATGGtagtatcatttttatttttggtgaaaAACCTACATACTGTTTTCCATATTAAGTGTCCTAACTTAACTCCCACTATCAAAGAATaagggcttctctttctttttatccttACTGACATTTTGTCAGTGAAACACATTTTCAAACTTCAACTCATACATATATTCTGGTAAGCAttgagaataaaatgaaaaggaggtTTAGCTTTTCTATCACTAAAAATATACATAGCACAGGAAAAGGGAAATattgagaataaaataatatgGTATTAAAAGATGGtcgccaaattgatttccactTAGATGTAGAAagttatatctaattgagtgtTCTTACATTTTTCTACCACCCTATCTACAGAAGATAAACCTTAGATACGTATGAGTTTGAGCAAAATATGTTAATCTCAGGATACATAAGCTATTTTTTATGTAGCACATATAAAACACTCAGGATCTTACCACTTATGTCCCTGTAGTAAAACAGTATATTCATTCTTGTAATATAGAAGTAGCTaataaattagtttttaattGGTGCAATTGGGAACTGAGAAAGCCATTATGAAGCAGACTGCAACATACAACTTTTCAAACAATCAGATGTGGGTACTCTTTGTACACTGGCAAATAGCTAATTGAATGTACTAGTCATTTTCCCATTCATTCACATTAAACTATTAACActgaatataaacaaatatatgtttattGGGCTTCATCATATCTTGATGAACACCGTGAGAATATTTCATTACTAGAAGTAAATAGGATGAAAGTACCCAGCAGCACTCAACATATAAGACCTCTATTCTGTCTTTGCTGTCTGAGTTTCTTATTTACTTGTATCAATTCTCACACAAAGATTCATAACCTCATTATAAAGGATAATATGTGATAGAAATTGAGAAACTTAGAACAGATAACATATATAGattgaaaattatgaaaaatcaAAGGAGTGACTAAGTGACTATATGTTAAAATACCTCATGGAAGGCTCTTCATTTGAATACTAAGactggaaaataaatgaaataaatattatgtaGGTCTATTTGTATGAAACCatataggaaataaaatgaatggaaTCATGAgtgatttacatatttatatcttACCTAAAAAAGACATTACTAAGGACTTAATTTGATCAGAAGTAGCTGCAAAATCTTACCTTTATAGTGAAGATAGAAAATATGCAAGCGTggggaaacaaaagaaagtcaccaGTATTCTTTCCTGAATGGAACAGACCTATTGATTGAATGGGGTATGGATTCTACTGGCTCTGTCTCCCCAAGGGCTTAATATCCAAAGGTGTTCATTAGAGTAACTCTACAATACAATTCTCATCTCTTGAGTGCCTATCcttaaagagagagagtgtgtctgtAGAAATGATTTCATCGTCACTGATGTGATGATTCCATTGAGAGATTTTAATCACTGAGGTTTTTTTTATCcatgtgtacatttatttttttaaggaaataattaTGTATTTGTCCCACACTATTCCTGactctaattttttttacatacttccaaatctctcttttaaattaatgaccttgttttttattaattgatatatgtgaatacatgaatatttctaaatataacataCTCAGTCTATATAATACTATACTGTATACATATTTTTGAGAGTGATCAATTGATCAATTGATCCAGAGGGAGCTTACTTCTACCCTTTTCAGCATTTTTTAGTTGTGTGGAGTTCTTTGTGTGGAATTAAGGTTTTaggagatttaaaataaaatctgcatTAGCCCATTGCTATTATCTTTATTAAGTTCATGTTTAGGTAGTCCCtttgttaaaatattattattttggcttcaGACATTTCCAAAAAACACCTGTATTTCACTGTTCTTATACATGTATGCCATGTTATTTCtctgaaaaattacatttttatttacagatAAATTAAAATGCCTAATTACTATGAGCACTATGACAACATTGCCACTACACGAAAGTCATGATGGAGCAAGACTCTGAGCTCTCCAACGAATTCAGTCTGCTATAATTGGCCTGTAAGAATGTGGTTCAGGCGCCAAGTTGGCTTTGACAGCCATGTCGAGCATTGAACAGAAAACTGACATCTCCAAAGAGAAATTGCAGCTGATCAAGTACTATCAGATGAAAGTGAAGGTGGAGCTGAGGTCCATCTGCGCCATGGTCCTAAAATTGTAGGATAAGTATTTAATAGCCAGTGCAGCTAATCAAGAGTGTAAGGTCTACCTGAAAATGAAGGGAGATTACTTCCAGTATCTTGCTGAAGTAGTTTGTGTCAATTGTCATAAACAAATGATAGAAAAATCGCAAGGAGCCCATAATGgtgaattttatataaacaagAAAGATGAAACCTACACATCCAATTCACCAGGGACTGCTTCTTAACTTTTCTGTAATTTACTATGAGATCCTTAATAATCCAGAGCTTGCCCGCACATTGGATTTTGATAAAGCAGAGAGTGATCTAATGTATAAAGATACCTACAAAGATAGCATTCTCATCATAGAGTTGGTTACAGACAATATTATGTTAGTGTAAGCATCTCTGGcagattttcttaattactgtttGGAATAAGAGAaccaaactcactttgtagaaaaaTGTCATCCACAAGCACATAGACCTCCAGTGTATAAATAGGTAAGGTAAGGAATCAGGCAAGAAAGTCCATAACAAGATTTTCTCCAaagtctctgctttcttttctataatCAGATTTCTGCCATGGCATCACTCAATGATGGAAAGTCATATCCtgttcttccttaagttgtttttaattAGTGTTTTACTGCAACTGAAAGCAAACTAGGACTTCGTTTATTCTTCCCATTCTGTCTCAGGAATTACACATCATATATCCACAAGTCTCTCATATACTTACATTAAGATTTCCTATTAaatatgtacttatgtatatgtaGGAtatatgtaaagaagaaaaaggatatGCCTTATGAAGTCTTTGAAGTAATTACTAGAATTAGATTTGCTGGTACCAATAAGAGAAAATAAGTTATGAAAAATAAgtcaagcaaaatgaaaatattcatgtGAAAATAATCTGTAAGTGTGTCAATTGTGGATTAATATGGAGAACATGATGCTTTTCATAtagttttataataatttaaagaattattcaattatttttttcatagcaaTCATTAATATATGGAAAAGGTACATAATTCTATATAGATTCATAGGtagacagatatacacacacacagagtgagagacagatagagaaacagaaagattgtaCTGACTACAGATTTCTCtgaagattaaaaatgaaaatttcaaaatttcaaggCTATGTATTATGTGTATCTTGTGTTATGGTTTAGTTGTATAATATTTCCAAAAAGTGAATTTTGAAGATTTGGTCAGCAAATGGTGGTGctatggaaagataatgtgtttgGTAGAGCTAGTTTTATCaaagtttatatttattgatgcatttatagttatgaagtattCTCATTAGAGTTCAGAAGGAGAAAGAGTATATTCACACTTTTCCCAGTTTTTCCTATATCTTCTTTATGCCTATCACAGTATGAGCAGCCTTTTTCTGCCTACTattgtttctgctttttctctAGGATCAATGCACCCATGTTAACAGAAAATTTGCTTGAAAATTTGAAATTCATGAGCCAAAATGAAACTTCCCTTCTTTAAGTTTACCTTGGAAGGATTTGCTTTTTAACCACAATGAGAAACTATTATTGCCATGATAACATTTTATGTGAGTATGCTGAACTCATTGAATTTAATAATTGTTTCTGGTGTGATTCTCTTCCCCAGTCATTTTCAATGTTGCAGTAATgcataacacacaaacacacacacacacacacacacacacacacacacatgcattaaatatacttatttcaatatttcatataaaatacctttaattgagataaattttaatttttgaagattTCTAATGATTTTACTGACTCATGTACCTAAtacatattattatttaatttgttttgagatttgtctATGATAAGTACATACTGAGATCATGGATATTAAAATGATTTATCTTACAGAATCAGTATTAGTACATGGAagagagaacatttaaaattcagtgctttttagatttagcataatgcttttaaaattgtcttttaaaattttaaaattctctttctctccctttccctccctctcctctccctctccctctccctctccctctccctctccctcNNNNNNNNNNNNNNNNNNNNNNNNNNNNNNNNNNNNNNNNNNNNNNNNNNNNNNNNNNNNNNNNNNNNNNNNNNNNNNNNNNNNNNNNNNNNNNNNNNNNNNNNNNNNNNNNNNNNNNNNNNNNNNNNNNNNNNNNNNNNNNNNNNNNNNNNNNNNNNNNNNNNNNNNNNNNNNNNNNNNNNNNNNNNNNNNNNNNNNNNNNNNNNNNNNNNNNNNNNNNNNNNNNNNNNNNNNNNNNNNNNNNNNNNNNNNNNNNNNNNNNNNNNNNNNNNNNNNNNNNNNNNNNNNNNNNNNNNNNNNNNNNNNNNNNNNNNNNNNNNNNNNNNNNNNNNNNNNNNNNNNNNNNNNNNNNNNNNNNNNNNNNNNNNNNNNNNNNNNNNNNNNNNNNNNNNNNNNNNNNNNNNNNNNNNNNNNNNNNNNNNNNNNNNNNNNNNNNNNNNNNNNNNNNNNNNNNCTCATTTTATACCAATGCtagaaaggaaacacacaaagAACAATTGTCATGACAGAAAACTCTTCCATGCAGAACAGCTTCTTAAGTCTCTGAGACATTAAAATGCCAGTATCCTTTCACTgtatgtatttttcatatttagttTTATGCCAACAGAGAGGAATGGTAGCCCTAATTACAGATAGGTCTCCAGAATGCACTTTAGAATATTTCCTTGTATgctttctgaggttttctttatTCGTTTTCAAttgatatttgtttctttttctcttgtttttactACTTAGGTTTGATACACTACATCTTTCCATGTTATATGACCCAGAGACCATCTGAgtgctgaaaaccaaaccaagatcGTCTCTGAGCTGTCCAACAAATTCAATTTGCTATAATTGGCCTGTAAGAATGTGGTTGAGGCTCCAAGTTGGCTTTGACAGCCATGTCGAGCATTCAGCCTAGAAAATCAATTCTtgtaaaataaaagtacataCAAATACAAAGGTGCAAGCAAAAACAGTTACTGGAAAGTGAGGCCATGATTTGGATTTGAAACATTTTATagattataaatattcatttttttttactattggatatagatacagagagaagggatttaaaaaaagagattgaCTAGTGGAAAGTGAAGGAAGAGGTGTTATAATTAaatcacaaattatttttatgatttgtttCATGCCCAAAATTTTATGTAAACTAAAACTAGAAGAAACTAAAATACAACCATATGTTTAAAATCTCAACTACCTCATTAACACTTAATCACAATATAGTTCATTATACATATGTGTCATTGAAGAATATATTTCTAAGATAATAGCaaacatgcataaaatatttctaaatataaatgcatatggaagtttatgtttttctgttttattagatattatcttcatttacatttcaaatgttatcccgaaagacacctataccctccccctgccctgctacccaacccactcactcccacttcctggacctggcattcccctgtactggggcttatgaTCTTCATAAGAataagggactctcctcccattaatgtcagacttggtcatcctctgctacatatgcaactagcgatgcagctctggggagtactggttagttcattatgttgttccccctatagggttgcagacctctttagctccttgggtactttctctagctccttcattaggggccctgtgctccatccaatagatgactgtgagcatctacttctgtatttgccagacactggtatagactcacaagagagagctatgccagggtcctgtcaccaaaatctttctggcatatgcaatagtgtctggttctggtggttgtatatgggatggatccccaagtagggcagtctctgtatggtctttccttctgtcctagCTCCCAaatttgtctgtgtaactccttccatgggtattgtgttccccattctaagaaagaaagaagaatccacactttggtcttccttcttcttgagtttcatgtgttttgcaaattgtatcttgggtattctaactttctgggctaatatccacttatcagtgagtacatatcatgtgagttctttatatatattggatattagttccctatctgatatAGCATTNNNNNNNNNNNNNNNNNNNNNNNNNNNNNNNNNNNNNNNNNNNNNNNNNNNNNNNNNNNNNNNNNNNNNNNNNNNNNNNNNNNNNNNNNNNNNNNNNNNNNNNNNNNNNNNNNNNNNNNNNNNNNNNNNNNNNNNNNNNNNNNNNNNNNNNNNNNNNNNNNNNNNNNNNNNNNNNNNNNNNNNNNNNNNNNNNNNNNNNNNNNNNNNNNNNNNNNNNNNNNNNNNNNNNNNNNNNNNNNNNNNNNNNNNNNNNNNNNNNNNNNNNNNNNNNNNNNNNNNNNNNNNNNNNNNNNNNNNNNNNNNNNNNNNNNNNNNNNNNNNNNNNNNNNNNNNNNNNNNNNNNNNNNNNNNNNNNNNNNNNNNNNNNNNNNNNNNNNNNNNNNNNNNNNNNNNNNNNNNNNNNNNNNNNNNNNNNNNNNaactttctgggctaatatccacttatcagtgagtacatatcatgtgagttctttatatatattggatattagttccctatctgatatagcattggtaaagatcctttcccaatcagtCGGtagctttttgtcttattgacagtatcttttgccttgcagaagctttgtaattttatgaggtcccaaatgtcaattcttgatcttacagcacaaaccattgctgttctattcaggaatttttcctgtacccatatctttgaggcttttctccactttctcctctataagtttcagtgtctctggttttatgtggagttccttggtccacttagacttgagctttgtacaagaagataacaatggatcaattcttacatgataaccaccagtgaAGTCAGcaaaatttgttgaaaatgctgcctttttttccactggatggttttagttcccttgtcaaagatcaagtgaccataggtgtgtggattcatttctggatcttcaattctattccatgatctacctgtctattgcTGTACCAGTgtcatgcagcttttatcacaattgctctgtagtacagcttgaggtcaggcatggtgtttcccccagaggttcttttattgttgagaatagtttttgctatcctcagtgttttgttattccagatgaatttgcaaattgccctttctaacttggtgaggaattgagttggaaatttgatggagattgcattaaatccatagattgctttctgcaagatagctatttttactatattgatcctgcaaattcatgagcatgggagattgtTCCATTGTCTgagatttttgatttctttcttcagagacttgaagatcttaccatacagatctttcacttccttagttagagtcacaccaaggtattttatattatttgtgactgttgtgaagggtgttgtttccctattttttctcagcctgtttatcctttgtatagagaaaggccactgatttgtttgacttaaaatcatatccagctactgcactgaagctgtttatcaggtttaggagttctctggtggaatttttagggtcacttatttaTATATACTGTCATTTCATCTGCTAATAgtcatattttgacttcttcctttccaatttgtatccccttgatctccttttgttgtctaatttctctggctaggacttcgagtagtATGTTGAATacttagggagaaagtgggcagccaggtctagtccctgattttagtgggattgcttccagcttctctccatttagtttgatttgggGTACTGGTTTGctatgtattgcttttattatatttgggtatgggccttgaattcctgatctttccaagacttttatcatgaattgtgtcaaatgctttctcataaactcatgagatgatcatgtggtttttgtctttgagtttgtttatatagtggatttcatAATAGTAAACCATCCCTGTGTCCCTAGAAaaaagcctacttgattatgatgaatgattgttttgatgtattcttggattcaattagcgagaattttattgagtatttttcaccGGTATTCAtcaaggaaattggtctgaagttctctttctttgttgactcCTGGAGGTATTGGTGTAGCTAAAGTCTCAGCtaaatggtaaacactgggagtttcaggacagcccttagGATTGTGgaaaaaaactctaaaatatgggttcaaaaatatataatttctcaacaaaTAAAGATGCAATGTTAATTATATGAGGGCCTTCACAAATCTCTTCGCAGCTATACCGTAAGCCAAGTTTTCAGAATGCTACTAAAGAAGGAGATAGAAATATAGGGAGTGGTGATCATAGGAGTTCTCATTCAGCTACcctttttgtttatgcttacaaaagcATAAAGGCTCCTCAGACTAGAGTCAGTCATTGACAGAGCAAGGTGTGGAAGAAATTGTAATTTCAGGAAAGTGTCCCACACAGCTAGCTTATGGTCTGTGTTAAAaggaggcaggtaaatctctgaattcttctgcaatgttaaaagaaaatgtgtgcttgctctCTCCTAAGAATTAAAGGGGCTAGAGTcacaggatgctgattcataggataatgAAAAGGAAATCTTAAGTGAATGAATGGACTGATATGTAACGTAGAAGAGTGTGCTTATGATCTGCAAGAGAGGATCTGTCCAGAGAAtgttttagaatagcaagagagaaaagTGCATAGAAAACAGGCTAGTGCAGGCAATAGCAAGTGAAAGCTGTTGAGAAACAAAGCTATCTGGAGATCTTCAGaaaaagcagaacacagagagaaagaaaactggaaatacgTCTTGAACAGGACAGAGGCAGCCATCTTGTATCCACAATTTGACTTTGAGTACTTTCATGGCTCTCAGACACCCCCTCCTCAGAACCCTTCTCCAAGCCGAGGTTAGTCTTTGGCAGAAAactacataaaataattctttcataATAGAACACTAATTACTCAAGCTAATACTGATCTTTTGGAATTACAGTTTAAAGTTTGAACATTTGAATAATTTGTTAATGgagttttaattatatatataattataattattatcataGTCACTCTAATTTCCCCATATACCTTAGATCCATCAAAATAAGCTCCtttcaactttattt harbors:
- the LOC110301821 gene encoding olfactory receptor 7G1-like, yielding MEPGNQTGAYYFYLTELTNDPTMKLLIFGLFLFIYLVTILGNLLIIIAVSSDSHLQTPMYHFLSKLSFADICLSTTTIPNMLKNIHTQDQSISYTGCLIQACFVLNFALVESCILAAMAYDRYAAICHPLNYTVIMNHHFCDLLILLSLIISIVNSLLQCLMVLRLSFCTNNELPLFFCELAQVIKLACSDTLINYILIYLATFIFGGIPIFGIIFSYTRIVSSILKISSLRGKYKAFSTCGSHLSVVSLFYGAGVGVYISSSITVFPQTTIVSYIMYTVLPQMLNPFIYSLRNKDMKEALRKLIAKESRLP